One Myripristis murdjan chromosome 17, fMyrMur1.1, whole genome shotgun sequence DNA segment encodes these proteins:
- the blvra gene encoding biliverdin reductase A, with protein MSGAVVVGVGIAGWVRIRDLLAPLPGTAAETLSIKGFISRRDLEPQQGVNRISVEEAVSREDIHVAFICTENKAHEDGIRTFLQAGKHVCVEYPMTLSYKAAVELWDLAQQKGVILHEEHIELLSAEYKQLKKEVAGKRLQEGTLHFTGGALKPGAGFLGFSGISRLTWLVDLFGDLSVTAATIEEDPSNNYSKMTAKLVTSDNRPLTWIEERAPGLPRAKNINFHFDSCTMTQMPSAPREPVGLFMQDLVLFSGKLAGHVPPEELHREKRRILHCLELAEKMQQLCQVEKQSLGSLRISNHSVSPHVGWLKCR; from the exons ATGTCAGGAGCAGTGGTAGTTGGCGTCGGCATAGCAGGCTGGGTGAGGATCAGAGACTTGCTGGCACCGCTGCCTGGCACCGCTGCAGAGACACTCAGTATCAAAGGATTCATATCCAG GAGAGACTTGGAGCCTCAGCAGGGGGTGAATCGGATCTCAGTAGAAGAAGCTGTGAGCAGAGAGGACATCCATGTGGCTTTCATCTGTACGGAGAATAAGGCGCATGAGGACGGTATCAG GACTTTTCTGCAGGCGGGGAAGCATGTCTGCGTGGAGTATCCCATGACCCTGAGCTACAAGGCTGCTGTGGAGCTCTGGGATTTGGCCCAGCAAAAAG gAGTGATTCTTCATGAGGAGCACATAGAGCTGCTGTCTGCAGAATACAAACAGCTGAAGAAAGAGGTCGCGGGCAAACGACTGCAGGAAGGAACCCTTCATTTTACTG gTGGCGCTCTGAAACCCGGAGCTGGTTTCTTGGGCTTCAGTGGCATCTCACGCCTTACATGGTTGGTTGATTTGTTTGGTGACCTGTCAGTAACCGCAGCAACCATAGAGGAGGATCCCAGTAACAACTACAGCAAAATGACTGCAAAGCTCGTAACCTCCGATaacag GCCTCTGACGTGGATCGAGGAGCGGGCGCCTGGCCTTCCCAGGGCCAAGAACATCAACTTCCACTTTGACTCGTGCACCATGACCCAGATGCCGTCAGCACCCAGGGAGCCCGTGGGCCTCTTCATGCAGGACCTTGTGCTCTTCTCTGGGAAGCTAGCAGGCCACGTTCCCCCAGAGGAGCTCCACAGAGAGAAACGCAGGATTCTTCACTGTTTAGAGCTTGCTGAGAAGATGCAGCAACTTTGCCAAG TGGAGAAACAAAGCCTGGGTTCTCTCAGAATTTCAAATCACAGTGTGAGCCCACATGTGGGATGGTTGAAATGTAGGTGA